A window from Kluyveromyces lactis strain NRRL Y-1140 chromosome E complete sequence encodes these proteins:
- the PEX32 gene encoding Pex32p (similar to uniprot|Q74ZI7 Ashbya gossypii AGR215C AGR215Cp and weakly similar to YBR168W uniprot|P38292 Saccharomyces cerevisiae YBR168W PEX32 Peroxisomal integral membrane protein involved in negative regulation of peroxisome size partially functionally redundant with Pex31p genetic interactions suggest action at a step downstream of steps mediated by Pex28p and Pex29p), which produces MSNKKLHVRFVSKSKSVNPPYKPQDLEPITIACLYRLYPWLLLLDQLLDKLMWHIDDVSLQLIYIILLCYSTALVVPKNTSLLFQAFDIWLGYTSVFILAGTMFYYNYTLWKELEQSEAPTIDEITHTLDSVLEKLKTVQNEVLGTDKVRKLTNINSQTFKIVALLTVIHLITVSFLDVRTYSVLVISLVSVFHSVYYQSTMKLLWRYLWIRRCYYYIWDSVPSESKLETNFQQYKVICESQVIPFPKSLQGLKGQELQVQLQMLILQDPTKIDPESDYVHVKIIEYNVDENERKWKQEGWTPKLLPYERAHFSNSFTQTPSVTPWKFHEELPSDWIWIESTWVPGSWQYCDAKWNLLGANDSIACFTRRRTWKRRAFKILT; this is translated from the coding sequence ATGAGCAACAAGAAACTTCATGTCAGATTTGTTTCTAAATCGAAATCAGTTAATCCCCCATATAAACCACAAGACTTAGAGCCCATTACAATTGCATGTCTTTATAGATTATATCCTTGGCTCCTACTGCTGGACCAGTTATTGGATAAACTTATGTGGCATATTGACGATGTTTCCTTACAGttgatatatattatattgCTATGTTACTCAACAGCGTTGGTTGTACCGAAGAATACTTCCTTACTTTTCCAAGCGTTTGATATATGGTTGGGGTACACAAGCGTATTCATTCTTGCTGGCACTATGTTTTATTACAATTATACGCTATGGAAAGAGCTTGAACAGAGCGAAGCACCCACAATAGATGAAATCACTCATACTTTGGACTCTGTTCTTGAGAAGCTTAAAACGGTTCAAAATGAAGTCCTCGGTACAGACAAGGTAAGAAAACTTACTAATATCAATTCACAAACCTTTAAGATAGTGGCTCTTCTGACAGTAATTCATTTAATTACCGTTAGTTTTTTGGATGTACGAACATACTCAGTGCTTGTCATTAGCCTTGTCTCCGTGTTCCATTCAGTGTATTACCAGAGCACGATGAAACTCCTATGGAGGTATTTGTGGATAAGGCGATGTTACTATTATATATGGGACAGCGTACCATCGGAATCCAAACTGGAAACcaactttcaacaatacAAGGTGATTTGTGAGAGTCAAGTCATTCCATTCCCTAAATCTCTACAAGGCTTGAAGGGCCAAGAGCTACAGGTTCAACTACAAATGTTAATCCTTCAGGATCCAACTAAGATTGATCCAGAATCCGATTACGTACACGTCAAGATCATCGAATACAAcgttgatgaaaacgaGAGAAAATGGAAGCAAGAGGGCTGGACCCCAAAATTGCTACCTTACGAAAGAGCTCACTTCTCTAATTCATTCACCCAAACTCCATCTGTAACACCATGGAAGTTCCACGAAGAACTACCTTCCGATTGGATCTGGATTGAATCTACTTGGGTACCCGGCAGCTGGCAATACTGTGATGCAAAATGGAATTTATTAGGTGCGAACGATTCGATTGCATGCTTCACTCGTAGAAGAACTTGGAAACGAAGAGCGTTCAAGATACTAACCTGA
- the POP7 gene encoding ribonuclease P/MRP protein subunit POP7 (similar to uniprot|P38291 Saccharomyces cerevisiae YBR167C POP7 Subunit of both RNase MRP which cleaves pre-rRNA and nuclear RNase P which cleaves tRNA precursors to generate mature 5' ends), translated as MGNTKDLNQLRRKLPTVKTFSHDKIKTTIYVKSSSPYISVVKRTNRFLSNLHRRKSEYITLLGMGKAVFKTLSVAAHFNTMGDYKVDILTKTLDVLDEVFADDGKDEDGNEVSTEDRETELTKRTLSGVEVRISPV; from the coding sequence ATGGGAAATACTAAGGATTTAAATCAGTTACGAAGAAAACTTCCGACAGTGAAGACGTTTTCTCATGATAAAATTAAAACTACAATCTACGTGAAGAGCTCATCGCCTTACATTTCCGTGGTGAAACGAACCAACAGGTTTCTTTCCAACCTGCATAGACGTAAAAGTGAATACATTACACTACTGGGCATGGGTAAAgctgttttcaaaactCTATCAGTTGCTGCACACTTCAATACAATGGGTGATTACAAAGTTGACATATTAACGAAGACATTAGATGTTTTGGATGAGGTATTCGCTGATGATGgtaaagatgaagatggaaaTGAGGTTTCAACAGAGGACAGGGAAACGGAACTGACAAAGCGTACTTTGAGCGGTGTTGAAGTGCGTATAAGTCCTGTATAA
- a CDS encoding uncharacterized protein (similar to uniprot|Q02872 Saccharomyces cerevisiae YPL108W Hypothetical ORF): MLRRMSELVSSFSGLHIASAGSKSVVTPSDNADLTKGGRRNQALTKPITIDSNTGEVLVRKTTGKTKVRRGQSAEEYKEQLRQYFLEEKGPTRTEEDALKMEDFDLLIEDESFDYALKQVRQKMVSYAQKYYYERDYMKCLKVSEPLLHKFEPFNKKNKIRRELEELRYMIEKSKARLELQPSR; encoded by the coding sequence ATGCTTCGAAGAATGTCAGAACTGGTTTCGAGTTTTTCTGGCCTTCACATTGCTTCGGCTGGTTCAAAATCGGTTGTGACTCCAAGTGATAATGCGGACCTTACAAAGGGTGGTAGAAGGAACCAAGCATTGACAAAACCGATCACCATCGATAGTAATACAGGAGAGGTACTGGTTAGGAAAACAACAGGTAAAACGAAAGTAAGAAGAGGTCAGAGCGCGGAAGAATATAAGGAACAACTTAGACAGTATTTCTTGGAGGAGAAAGGTCCAACGAGAACTGAGGAAGATGCCTTGAAGAtggaagattttgatctgttgattgaagatgagaGTTTTGACTATGCATTGAAGCAAGTACGACAGAAAATGGTCTCTTATGCTCAGAAATATTATTACGAAAGAGATTACATGAAGTGTTTAAAAGTATCAGAGCCGTTATTGCATAAGTTCGAGCCGTTCAATaagaaaaacaagataCGCAGAGAGTTAGAAGAACTCAGATACATGATCGAAAAGTCAAAAGCAAGGTTGGAATTGCAACCGTCCCGCTAG
- the DAL3 gene encoding ureidoglycolate hydrolase (similar to uniprot|P32459 Saccharomyces cerevisiae YIR032C DAL3 Ureidoglycolate hydrolase converts ureidoglycolate to glyoxylate and urea in the third step of allantoin degradation expression sensitive to nitrogen catabolite repression), which yields MQCIPVVPLSITAFEEFGSIVSPDEEVRRLDSSQKNANQGTAIKLLQVSHIENQFPQSLKVKNPSCNLFRCFPKGALQKRFALVDSDGSLKKYQHEIKVLEKHPFSTQTFIPMGRDIKSGYAYLVVTALPDKNGEPDLLTLQAFLCKSNQAVTYGAGVWHAPMIVVGEEEYLDFTVIINELHDHNQLQYDLEERFYDSQLSLNLYY from the coding sequence ATGCAATGTATACCTGTCGTTCCCTTATCTATTACTGCTTTTGAGGAATTCGGTTCAATTGTGTCtccagatgaagaagtCAGAAGGCTTGACTCATCTCAAAAGAATGCCAACCAGGGAACTGCCATTAAGCTATTACAAGTCAGCCATATAGAGAACCAGTTCCCTCAGAGTTTAAAAGTCAAGAATCCAAGTTGTAACCTATTCCGGTGCTTTCCCAAAGGCGCTCTACAGAAAAGATTCGCTTTAGTTGATTCCGACGGTTCTTTAAAAAAGTATCAGCATGAAATCAAAGTTCTAGAGAAACATCCGTTCTCTACTCAAACTTTCATTCCCATGGGCAGAGATATCAAAAGCGGATATGCTTATCTTGTGGTGACCGCATTACCCGACAAAAACGGTGAACCTGATTTACTTACACTACAAGCATTTTTATGTAAATCAAACCAAGCTGTTACTTACGGTGCTGGAGTCTGGCATGCCCCCATGATAGTGGttggtgaagaagagtaCCTCGACTTTACAGTAATAATAAATGAGTTACACGACCATAATCAGCTTCAGTATGATTTAGAAGAGCGTTTCTACGATAGTCAACTGTCCTTGAATCTGTACTACTga